The Archangium primigenium genomic interval GAGGTACCCGGCGAGGGTAAGGGTCTGGCCCGGCGCGAGCCGCCACACGCTCCGTCCGTCGGCGGTGAGTTCGTCGAAGCCCGTCCCCAACTGCGTGCGTTGATCCGGGGCGAAGCGAGGCACGTCGGGAAGCGCCCCATTGAGCGGGCTGCGCACCGGGCCCGCGCTCTCCAGGAGGGAGATCCGTCGGCCACCCACGCCACCGATGAAGGTCACCTGATCGCTCAGGCCGGTTTCGAGTTGAAGTCGTCCCCCGCGTTCGAGGTCCGCGCTCGTACCCCGCAGTCGCAGGCGCGGGCGAGCCCAGAAGCCCTCCCCGGGGCGCGACGCTTCCAAGGCGTGGGTGAGCAGGATGCCGCCAAGCGCGTCCGAGCCAAACCGGGTCGAGCCTCCGCCTCGCAGGACCTCGATGGACTCGATGGTGGAGGCGTCGAGTGTGAAGAAGTACTGGTTGGGCCCCTGGCGGTAGGTGCTGTTGTTGAGGCGGATGCCGTCGAAGAGCAGGAGGGTTTGTTGGCCCGTGAGCCCTCGGATGAACGCGGAACCCTGGCCGTGGCCTGTCTGCTGAACGAAGACCCCGGGCTCATACCGGAGGGCGTCAGGCGCGGAACGGGGCAGACGGCGGTCGATGTCGGAACGGCGGACGGTGGTGGAAGCACGCCCCTCGGGCAGGTCCTTGTCTCCCGGTTCCGATGCGGTGACCGTCGTCTCCCGTGGGTCTCGCGGCTCCTCCGCGCGAGCGCCCTCCATGGCTCCGGCGAGCCAGCCGACGAGCAGCCCTCCCCGTATCAAGGGAAGGGCCACGGGAAACATTCGGCGCCACCCTTGAATCCTGCTTCCAGGACGCGCGAGTGTTCGATGCACGGCAACCATTGAGGACGGACTATCTCACGCAGAGAGAAGTACGTCAGCACTGGTTGTGTGCTCCTGGCCTTTTGGCCAGGAGGTGCTCGGGCGGGGCTCAGTAGTGGCAGCGCACGCGCACGGTCCAGCCGGGGTTGGAGTCGCCGCAGGAGAGGAACTCGTCGGCGCCGAAGCGCGTGGTGCCATCCCCCAGGCGCTCGCGCACCTGGCCCCAGGGGGCGGCCTGGATTCCGGAGAAGGACTCGCCGTTGCAGTCCACGCCCTGGCTCCAGTTGGCGCAGCTCAGGCCCTCGCTGCCCTGCCAGCCGCCGGGGCAGAGGCCGGCGCCCGCGCACTGGCCCCACCAGTAGCCGTTGGCGCTGACGGCGCCCCCGAAGCCGAGCTTCTGGCAGAGCTGGTCCCCGGTGAGCGCGCCGGAGCCGCACGTCACCACCGTGGTGTGCACCGTGGGCACGCACGTGCCCTGGCCGTCACAGACGTTCTGGTTGCCGCAGTCCGTGTTGGCCGGACGGTCCTGGGCCTCGCACGCGCCCGTCTTCGCGTTGAGCAGGCCGGTGCTGCACGTGTTGCCCGTCTCGCACGGCTCCGGGGGCGGCGCGGGGGGCGCGCGGGTGGCGTACAGCTCCGCGGCCTTGGCGTCGTGGTTGCTCACGCCGCCCACCACCAGTACCGCGCCGCTCGGCAGCAGCGTGGCGGTGTGCCGGTAGCGGTCCGTGCTCATGGTGGGCGTCTGGCCCCACGTGCCGGTGGCCGGGTCGTACACCTCCGCGTTGCTCAGCACGCCCGCGGACTCGTGGTAGCCGCCGGCCACCAGCACCGTGCCGTCGGCGAGCGTCGTGGCCGAGTGGTAGCGCCGCGGCTGGGAGGGCGCCCCGGTGGCGCTCCAGGTGCCCGTGCCGGGGTCGTACAGCTCCGAGGGCGCCGCCGCGAAGTCGAGCGACTCCTCGCCGCCGGTGATGAGCACGCGCCCGTCGGGCAGGGTCGTGGCCGAGTGGAAGCGGCGCTTGTCGCCCAGGGTGCCCGCGGACGTGAAGGTGCCCGCCTCGGCCGCGAAGAGCTCCGCGGTGGCGAGGCTCTGGTCGTCGGCGCCCTGGCCACCCACCACGAGCACCCGGCCATCCGGCAGCAGCGTGGCGGAGTGGTGGACACGGCCCTCGGCGAGCGGGCCCACCTCGCTCCAGGTGTCGGTGGTGGGATCGTAGAGCTCGGCGCTCGTGAGCGGCGTGCCGCCGTGCTCGGAGTCGGTGCCGCCGGTGACGAGCACCTTGCCATCCGGCAGTCGCGTGGCCGTGTGGTGGTAGCGCGTCGTCTTGAGCGCGCCGGCCTTGACCCACGCGTTCTGCTCGGGATCGTAGAGCTCCGAGTTGATGCCGCTCTCGTCCTCGCCGCCGCCGGCGATGAGCACGCGGCCATCCTTGAGCCGGGTGGCGCTGTGGCCCCGGTGCGTGAAGCGCGAGGGCGGGGCGTCCTTCCACTGGCCGGTGTCGTCGTTGTAGACGGTGGTGGCCGGGCTGTAGCCGCCCACCACCAGCACGATGCCCTCCGCGAGCAGGGTGGCGGTGTGGTCCACGCGGTAGGCGTCCAGGGACGCGGTCTGGCGCCAGCCCGGGCTGGAGGGCTGGTCGAGCATCAGGCTCCAGACGTCGGCGGTGCCCTTGTCGGGGAGGACGCTGGTCGGACCGTCGGTCATGGGCGCACACCCACTGGTCGTCGCGAGAACCGTCAGCAGGCACTTCAGGTAGCTGGGCTTTCTCATCACGCAATCCCCCCGGTCACGTGCTTCGCCCCCGCGATGGAGGCGAAAGCGTTGTAACAGGGGCTCGCGTCGCGGGCGCTTGGACCACGAAAGGACGTCTCCGTCCGCGAGGAACGCAGGCGGCGAGGTTTCGAGCGAGCGTACCCTCCAGGCAGGCGTGCGTCCGGGGCGGGTGCAAAAGCCGACGGCACGAGGGCGGACTGTTATCTTCCCGTGTCCGTTTCCCCTCGCTCCGAGCCTGCTTCGCCCATGGCCCTGCCCGCTTCGCTCTCCCGTCCCTCCGTCGACTCCCTGCTCGGGCCGGGCGGCGCCTTGGAGGCCGCGCTGGACGCCTACGAGTACCGGCCAGAGCAGCTGCAGATGGCGCGCGCGGTGGAGCGGGCCTTCGACGAGCACGGCTATCTGCTGGCCGAGGCGGGCACGGGCACGGGCAAGACGCTCGCCTATCTGGTGCCCGCGCTCTTGTCGGGCCGGCGCGTGGTGGTGTCCACGGCCACCAAGACGCTGCAGGAGCAGATCTTCTTCAAGGACCTGCCGCTGTTGCGCGAGCGCATGGGGCTCCAGTTCGAGGCGGCGTACCTCAAGGGGCGCAACAACTACCTGTGCCTGCACCGCTACGACGCGTTCCAGAAGGATCCGCAGTTCGTCACGCGCGAGGAGGGCGGCTACTGGCCGCACCTGAAGGCGTGGGCGGGCAGCACGGAGACGGGGGACCGCAGCGAGCTGGCCCTGCCCGAGGCCTTCAGCGCGTGGGGCCGGCTGTCGACGACGTCGGACACGTGCCTGGGCTCCAAGTGCCCGGTGTACGAGAACTGCTTCGTGACGCGCACGCGGCGCGCGGCGGAGCAGGCGGACCTGCTGGTGGTCAACCACCACCTGTTCTTCGCGGACCTGGCGCTGCGGGGCCGGGGCAAGGGCAGCGAGGGCGTGCTGCCCGCGTACGACGCGGTCATCTTCGACGAGGCGCACGCGCTGGAGGACGCGGCGGGCAGCTACTTCGGGCACGCGGTGTCGAGCTTCCGGCTGGAGGACCTGGTGCGCGACGCGCTGGGGGCCATGGCGCCCACGGACGGGCGCTTCGGCATGTTGTCCTCGCTGGTGGTGCGGCTGCGCACGCATTCCGAGGCGCTCTTCTCCCAGGCGCCGCGGGTGCTGGGGCTCACCGAGCAGGAGGGCGCGGTGGCGCTCAAGCCCGAGCGCCTGGAGCGGCTCGCGGGGGCCATCGAGCAGGTGAAGGGGGCGCTCTCGGCGCTGTCGGCCTTCACCACGAGCGAGCGCGAGCCGGAGCTGACGCTGCTCACGCGGCGGTGCGCGGAGCTGGTGGCGGACTTCTCCTTCCTGGAGAAGGTGGAGTCCAACGATCACGTGTACTGGGCCGAGCAGCGCGGGCGGGGCGTGTTCCTCCGGGCGAGCCCCATCGAGGTGTCGCGCGAGCTGCGCGAGCGGCTGTACGGGAGCGTGGACACGGTGGTGTTCACCTCGGCGACGCTGGCGGCCGAGGGCCGCTTCGACTTCTACGCGCGGCGCCTGGGCCTGTTCGACGCGGACGGCGTGCCGGTGACGAGCGTGCGCACGGTGGCGGTGCCCAGCCCCTTCGACTTCGAGCGGCAGTCGGCGCTCTACCTGCCCACGCACCTGCCGGACCCCTCGGCCCCGGGCTTCATCGAGGCGGCGGTGGAGGAGATCCTCCGCCTGTGCGACGTGACGGGAGGCCGGGCGTTCGTGCTCTTCACCTCGCTGCGCAACATGGAGCGGGCGCACACGCTCGCGCGCCACCGGCTGCCCTACCAGGTGCTCCTGCAAGGCGAGCGGCCCAAGCAGCAGCTCCTGGAGGCCTTCCGCGAGCAGCCCAGCGTGCTGTTCGCCGCGCACAGCTTCTGGGAGGGCGTGGACGTGCCGGGCGAGGCGCTGAGCCTGGTCATCATCGACCGGCTGCCCTTCGCCTCGCCGGGAGACCCGCTGGTGGCCGCGCGCATCCGGCAGTTGGAGGCGCGGGGCGAGGAGCCCTTCGGGGGCTACCAGTTGCCCCAGGCGGCGCTGGCGCTGCGGCAGGGCTTCGGGCGGCTCATCCGCACGCGGGCGGACCGGGGCATCGTGGCCCTGCTGGACCGCAGAATCGTCACGAAGAACTACGGCCGAGCGTTCCTCGCGAGCCTGCCGCCCGCCTGGCGCACGCACGCGCCCGAGTCGCTGGAGGCGTGGTTCCTCGGCGAGCCCGTCTACGACATGGAGCCCTGAGCCTCGAGGGCCTCAGTGCCCGCCGCCGCCGGCCTCGGCGCCCTCGAAGGCGGTGGTGTCGAACTCGGGCTTGAGGCGCTGGATGACCTTGGCGAGCGCCTCCTTGTCCTGGGCTTTCTCCATGGCGGCCTCGGCGGTGATGGTGTTGGCGGCCACCAGGCGCTCCAGGTGCATGTCGAGCGTCTGCATGCCCAGGTTCTGGCTCGCCTGCATCTTGCTGGCGATCTGGAACACCTTGCCCTCGCGAATCATGGAGGCGATGGCGCTCGTGCCGATGAGGATCTCCAGCGCCGCCACGCGGCCCTTGCCGTCCGCGGTGCGGATGAGCTGCTGGGCGACGATGCCGGCCAGCCCTTCCGCGAGCATGCCGCGCACCTGGGGCTGCTCGTCCGCGGGGAACGAGTTGATCATCCGGTCGATGGTGGCCGGGGCGCTGTTGGTGTGCACCGTGGCGAACACGAGCACGCCGAAGCTGGCCAGCTGGAGCGCGAGCTTCATCGTCTCGTTGGTGCGCAGCTCGCCGATGAGGATGACGTTCGGGTCCTCGCGGCCCGCCGAGCGGATGGCGGTGGCGAAGGACGAGGCGTGCATGCCCACCTCGCGGTGCGTCACCTGGCACTTGACCGACTCGTGCACGAACTCCACCGGATCCTCGATGGTGAGGATGTGCGCGGGGCGCGTGTGGTTGATGTGGTGGATCATCCCCGCGAGCGTGGTGGACTTGCCGCTGCCCGTGGGGCCGGTGACGAGCACGAGCCCGCTGCGGCGCTCGGCGAGCTTCTTCACCACCTCGGGGGTGTTGAGGTCCGCGAGCGACAGCACCTTGCTCGGGATGGTGCGGAAGACGGCCGCGATGCCGCTCGTCTTGTAGAAGTAGTTGGCGCGAAAGCGCGCGCGCGTGCCGTAGCTGTAGGCGAAGTCGAGGTCCAGCTCCTCGGTGATGTGGCGCTTCTGCTCGGGGCTGGTGAGCTCGAAGAGCATGGCCTCCAGCTCCGCCTGGGTGAGCACCGTGTCGCGCAGGGGCGCCAGGCCCCCGCGGATGCGGCCCAGGGGCGGGTGGCCCACGCTCAGGTGCAGGTCGCTCCCCTTGGCCTCCAGGAGCTTGTCGAAGAACACGGCGATGCGGGGCGAGGCGGTCATCGGGGGCTCAGGCGCTCTTGCGGTTGAGGAGGTTGCCCATCTTGGACAGCAGCTGCTTGCCGGCGTCCGGCGTGGGCTCGGGCGGCGGGGCCCCCGGGCGCTTGCCCGTCACCATCATCTCCACCTCGTCGGGGCTCTCCGCGTACAGGCGCGCCGTCTCCAGGGTGGTGCGGCCCGAGCGCACCAGCTCCGCGAGCGAGTCGTCGAAGCGCACGATGCCCAGGCTCTTGCCGCGCTGCTGCAGGGAGGGAATCTGGAACGTCTTGTTGTCGCGGATGAGGTTGCCGAGCGCCACCGAGCCGGGCAGCAGCTCCGCGGCGGCCACGAGGCTCCGGCCGTCCGTGGAGGGCATCAGCCGCTGGCTCACGATGAGGCGCAGGCTGCTGGCGAGCGTCATGCGCACCTGGGCCTGGTCGCCCGGGGGGAACAGGTCGATGAGCCGGTCGATCGTCTTGGCGGCGCTCGGCGTGTTCATGGTGCTCACCAGCAGGTGGCCCGTCTCGCTCGCGGCGAGCGCCATGCGCACCGTCTCCGTGTCGCGCAGCTCGCCCACCAGGATGACGTCCGGATCCTCGCGCAGGCTGCCCTTGAGGGCGCTCGCGAAGCTCTTGGTGTGCGTGCCCACCTCGCGCTGGCTCAAGAGCGCCTTCTTGCGCGGGTGGAGGTACTCGACGGGGTCCTCCACGGTGAGCACGTGGTGCGTGGTGTCGCGGTTGATGATGTCCACGATGGCCGCCAGCGTGCTCGTCTTGCCGTGGCCCGAGGGGCCGGTGACGACGATGAGGCCCTGGTGGTGGTGGCACGCCTTGGCGATGTCCGCGGGCAGCCCGAGCGACTCGAGCGTGGGGATGTCGCGCGAGATGAGCCGGAAGCATCCTTTATAGCCGGTGCGCTGGCGCGAGATGTTGACGCGGAAGCGGCCGGACTCGCCCAGGTCCAGCGAGAAGTCGCAGCTGCCCTCGCGCTCGAGCACCGGCCGCAGCCGCGCGGGCACGTGGGGCAGGAGCATCTTCTCCACCATCTCGGGCAGGAGGCCCTCGCCGTGGGGCAGCAGCTCCCCCACGAGCCGGAAGAGCGGGGGCCGTCCGGCGACGATGTGCAGGTCGCTGGCGCCCACCGCCCGGGCGTCCTCCAGGAGCATGCCCAGGTTGCCCGTGGACTCGGGCCGCACGACGAGCCGGGGCCCGGGCGGCGGCTCGGGCGCGGGCTCGGGCTCGTCGGGCAGGGGGATGGTGTCGGCGGGCGCGGGCGCGGCGGGTTTGGCCGTGGGGAGGATCTGCATGCCCGCCCGGGGCCCCTTGGCGGCGGGCGCGGCCGGCGGGGCGGGGGCGGCCGGAGCGGGGGGGGCCGGAGCGCGCGCGGCGGGCGGGGCGGCGGGCGCGCGGGCCGGAGTGGCGGCGGCGGCGGCGGCCGGAGCGCGCGCGGCGGGGGCGGGAGCCGGGGCCGGAGCGGGCGCCGGGGCCGGGACGGGCTCGTTGCGCACGATGCGCACGTTGATGACGTCCCCGCGACGCAGCGCGCCCACGATCAGCGGCCCCTGCCCCTCGAGCCGCACGGCCCACTGGCTGGGCTTGTCGGAGAGCGTGGCCACGCGGGCGTCTCCCACCAGGCCGCGCAGGGCCTCGTGCAGGGCCTCGGGGGTGATGAGCGTGTCGTCCACGGACTCGAAGCCGCCGCCCGTCTTCACCAGGGGGGTGCGGCCACTGATGAGGGCCAGCTCCAGCACGCCCGGGCGGCTCAGGTGTCGCAACAGTTCCGTGAAGGTCTTCATGTCTCGGGCTCACCCTCGTCACGGCCCGCGGGACAGTGCGCTCCCGGGGCGGCGGAGTGCAGCATAGCCGGGATTTTCGCGGCTGACTGCGTGGGCGGGCCCCGGGTGGCCGCAGGCCGGACGGGGGGGCGGCGGGGCAGGGGGCCCCGAATGAGGACGCCCGGCCTGGCACCCTCGGGAGAGGGGCCGGACCGGGCGTCATCGGCACGACGGTGGCGGGGTCAGCGGCTCACAGCTCACGCGACATGAGCAGGCGCAGCTTGCCGGACTTCTTGGACACCACGGTGGCCACCGTGGTGAACCCCGAGGCGCGGTAGAAGTTCACCGCCGCCGAGTTGGCGGGGTCCACGCGCAGGGCAATCGTCTTGCGGTACATGTCCTGGGCCACCTGGATGCCCTTGGTGAGCACCGCCTTGCCGAGGCCCCGCCGGCGCAGCTCCGGCTTGATGACGATGTTGCGCATGTACGCGGCACCGGGCACCGGGCCGTCGCGCTCCACCGTCACGTACCCCACCACCTGGTTCTGCACCTTGGCCACGTGGAGGAACGGCCTGAGCCCCGTCAGGGCCTTCATGCTCTCCTCCAGCTTCTCGCCGCGGCCCAGCCACGGCTCGGAGTTGGCGCGCAGCGCGGCCACGGACGCCATGTCCTCGTCGGTCGGGGCGTTGTACTTCACCGCCAGCGACAAATCGTTGGGCAGGTTGGCCATGTCTGGCACCGGCATCGCAGCCACCTCCACGCCCGTTTCCACCTGCTTCATCGTCATGCCTTGCTCCTCCATTGCACTCAGGATCCTAACCGCTTCGCCACCGCTCGTGCACGTCCCAGGGTTTGGCGTACATTTCCCCTCATCGGGGGTGGGGTGCCAGACTCCCTCAAACTGCGCACGCGGCTCCAGCATTCCAAGGCCGCCCGCTCTCCGCTTCTTCCGGAGGCTCCCCCATGCGACAAACGGGGGGACGGCTTTCAATGCTGAACACCTTTCACTATAAAAAAACGCCCGCATCGAGCGCGCTGGCCCTACCCTTCCCCTTCCCCCTGGCGCCCTGAGCTCCGCACGTGCAACTCAACCACGCCCAGCGCGAACTCACCTTGAAGATCGTCTACTACGGGCCCGGGCTCAGTGGGAAGACGACGAACCTGCGCTGCATCCACGCGCGTGCCCGGCCGGAAGCTCGTGGCCGGTTGCTCAGCGTGGAGACGCACGAGGATCGCACCCTGTTCTTCGACCTGCTGCCGGTGTTCTTCACCAGCAGCTCCGGCTTCAAGGTGAAGCTCAAGCTCTTCACCGTGCCCGGACAGGTCGTCCACGACGCCACGCGCCGCGTGGTGCTGCAGAACGCGGACGCGGTCGCCTTCATCGCCGACAGCCGCCGCAGCGCCGCGGCGGAGAACAACGCCTCCTGGCGGCGCCTGCGCGCCAACATGCGGGAGAATGGTCTGGATGCCTCCCAGGTGCCGGTGGTCATCCAGTTCAACAAGCGCGACCTGCCCGACGCCCAGACGGACGAGGAGCTGGAGGCGGCGCGCCAGCGGGGCGCGGAGCCCATCCTGGGCGCGGTGGCGCTCCGGGGAGAAGGTGTGATGGAGACGCTGCACGCGCTCTTGCAGTCCGCCTGGCGCAACCTGGACGAGCGCACGCGCCTGGCGCGCAACGTGGGCCTGCGTGAACAGGAATTCCTCACCCACATCTTCCAGCAGATGGACCTCACGGGCACCGACCTGGCGTCCCTCTACCCGCCCTCCTCCGGGGGGCAGTCCCGATGAGCGCCGACAAGCCGGGCGTGGTGGACGGGGGCGCCGAGCACGCGGGGCTCGCCCTGCAGCGCAAGCTGTCGCTCGTGGACCTGCTGGACCCGCTCACCTTCGGGGACGTGGTGGACAGCCTGGGCACGCTCTTCCACGTGGGCGTGCGGGTCATCGACGAGCGCGGGCGCACGCTCGCGGACACCGAGGGGCCGGGCCAGGAGCTGTGTGACGCGCTGGACGCCACGGCCCAGGGCCGCGCGCGCCGGGGCGCCGCGGTGGAGCGGCTGGGCGAGGCCTCGTCGGGCGCGCTGGCGGCCGAGCCCTGGTCGCACCCCTGCCTGGGGGGCCTGCGCTACCTGGGCCTGCCCATCGTGTGGGACGGCGACGTGCTCGGGCGCGTGGTACTCGGGCCCTTCGTGGCCGAGGAGGCCGGCGACGCCGCCGAGGGGCTCGCCCTGGTGGAAGGCCTGGACGTGGCGCGCGCGCGCGGCTGGCTCGCGGGCGTGCGGCGCCTGTCCGAGGCGGACGTGGCGCGGGTGCGCACGCACCTCGCCCAGGTGCTCGCGGCGCTCCTGGCCGCGGGTCAGAAGTCCTACCTCACCGGCCAGCTGCACCTGGAGGCCATGCTGGAGACCCAGCGCGAGCTGGAGTCGCAGAACACGCAGCTCATCCGCCTCAACCAGCGGCTCAAGGAGTCGGACCGCAGCAAGTCCAGCTTCCTGTCCACGGTGAGCCACGAGCTGCGCACGCCCCTGGCCTCCATCATCGGCTACTCGGAGATGCTGGCCGAGGGCCTGGTGGGCGGGCTCAACCCCGAGCAGATGCAGTTCGTGCGCACCATCATGGAGAAGGGCAACACGCTGCTCAAGCTCATCTCCTCCATCCTCGACATGAGCCAGATCGAGGCGGGCAAGGTGCGGCTCGCCTTCGAGTGGGTGGACGTGCAGGAGCTGGTGGAGAGCGCCATCACCAGCGTGATGCCGCAGGCGCAGCGCAAGGGCCTCACGCTCCAGCAGCGCATGCCCGCGGTGGTGCAGGCGCGGGTGGTGGGGGACCGCGAGAAGCTGCGGCAGGTGGTGGTGAACCTCCTGGCCAACGCGGTGAAGTTCACCCCGGGCCAGGGCCGCATCGACGTGCGCCTGTCGGACCTGGGCCCGCGCGCGGAGCTGGGCGTCACCGGCTACGCCATCGAGGTGGAGGACACCGGCGTGGGCATCCCCGAGGGCCAGCGCGACCGCATCTTCCAGAGCTTCTACCAGGTGGACGACAGCCCCACGCGCGAGTACGGCGGCGCGGGGCTCGGGCTCGCCATCGTGAAGAGCTACGTGGAGGGCCACGGCGGTCAGGTCTCCGTGCGCAGCGAGGTGGGCCGCGGCTCGTGCTTCCGCGTGGTGCTGCCCAAGGAGCCGCCCCTCTCCAGCCAGGGCCCGGCCTACATCCCTCCGCCCGTGGACACCGAGCCCGAGCGCTTCTGAGCGCCCCCGCGCTGCGCTCCCACCGGATCATCCCCGCCCCGCTGTAATCCCTCACAGGGGAAGAATTCCCGTGACCGGCGAATGATGCGCTGTGTCTTGAATGGACACCGCCTCAGAGGAATTCCGCTGAACTCATAAGCCGTTCATGCAACGCTTGCCGTCCGTTGATTGAAACGGATGTCAGGCGAGGCTCGACGGACAGTGGAAGCTCGGACGCGCGCCTGGCGCCGGAGACGTGCAGTCCTCGAGTCGGAGTCGCCATGAGTCACACCCCGCCGTGCCCCTCGCCTCGACTGGCCGGGTACGCGCCGCTGTCCGCCCTGGCCGTCGTGTTGTGGGCCACGGTCTCGTTCGCTCAACCCGCGGGTCTGCCCGGCTTCGAGTTGGAACGTCTGGAGTTGAATCCCAATGGCAAGGGCTCCTTGGTGGTGGGCACCGGTGAGCTGCTGCCGCCCGGAGGCTTCCGCCTGTCGCTCGCGGGCCACTACCAGCGCAACCCCCTGGTGCTCTACGCGGACGGCAATCGCGTGGGCACGCTCGTGTCGGACCGGGTCCTCGGCCACCTGCTGCTCGCCTGGACGCCGCTGACGTGGCTGGAGCTCGATGCCCACCTGCCCCTGGTGGCCTGGCAGCGCGGCGAGGACCTGTCGGGCCGGGGCTTCGGCGCGCCCGCGACCACGGGCCTCGGCACGCCCTCGGCGGCCGTGCGCGTGGGCCTGCTCGCCCAGCGGCGCCAGCAGCCCCTGGACCTGTCGCTGGAGCTGGGGGTGGGGCTGCCCCTGGGCAGCGCGGAGACGCTGTCGCGCGATGGCACCTTCCGCTTCACGCCCCGCCTGGCGCTGGGCCGGCGCTTTGGCTTCTTGCGCGCGGGCCTCGAGGTGGGCGCCCTGGTGCGGCCCGCCACCGTGCTCTACGAGGACTTCAACATCGAGGACGAGCTGGGCAACGAGGTGCGCCTGGGCGCGGTGCTCGCCACCACGAACCGGGGCCTGCGCGGCGAGCTCAACGTGCGCGGCTCCGTGCCGCTCACCGCGCAGGGCCGGTCCATGGAGGTGCTCGCCGGTCTGCGCCTGCCCGCGGGCGAGTCCGCGGAGCTCTACCTGCTGGGCGGCCCGGGGTTTGGCAACGCGCCCGGCACGCCCTTCTTCCGGGTGCTGCTCGGCGTGGCCTTTGGCGGCATGGATCCGGACACCTCGCGCCTGGATGACGATGGCGACGGCATCATCAACCGCGACGACGCGTGCCCCCAGGAGCCGGGCCTCGTGGAGCTCAAGGGCTGCCCGGTGCGTGACACGGACGGCGACGGCATCCTCGACCCCAAGGACAAGTGCCCCCTGCAGGCCGGTCCCCCCGAGACCCAGGGCTGCCCCGTGCAGGACCGGGACGGCGACGGCCTCGAGGACGACAAGGACAAGTGCCCCCTGGAGCCCGGCCCGCGCGAGCGTCAGGGCTGCCCGGTGAAGGACACGGACGGCGACGGCATCGAGGACGACAAGGACAAGTGCCCCCGCGAGGCGGGTCCGGTGGCGCGCCAGGGCTGCCCGGTGAAGGACACGGACGGCGACGGCGTGGTGGACGAGCGCGATGCCTGCCCGAACGAGGCGGGCCTCGTGGAGCTGCGCGGCTGCCCGGCCAAGGACACGGACGGCGACGGCGTGGAGGACCACCTGGACAACTGCCCCACGGAGAAGGGCACCGCGGCCAACCAGGGCTGCCCGGCCAAGGAGAAGCAGTTCGTCGTCATCCAGAAGAACGAGCTGAAGATCAAGCAGGCGGTCTTCTTCGCCACCGCCAAGGCCATCATCCGGCCGCGCTCCTACAAGCTGCTCAACCAGGTGGCGCGCGTCATCCAGCAGCACCCGGAGATCGAGAAGATCGTCGTCGAGGGCCACACGGACACCCGGGGCAAGGCGGAGACCAACCGCAAGCTGTCGCTCGCGCGGGCCGAGTCGGTGCGCAAGTACCTCGTCAAGCGGGGCGTGGACGAGCGGCGCCTGGACGCCCAGGGCTACGGCCCGGACCGGCCCATCGCGACGAACAAGACGTCCAAGGGCCGCGCCATCAACCGCCGCGTGGTGTTCTCCATCGTCAATTCCGACAGTCCGCAGTCGCCGTAGGAGGCACGGGTCATGAGCAACGCATTCACGACGAAATGGCTGGCCACCGCCCTGGGGGTGATGGCCCTGGGCGGGCTCGAGGCCCGGGCGGAGCCGGACACCTTCGGGGTGGGCTCGGGCCGCAGCGGGCCGCTCGCGGTGACCACGGCCAACACCGTCATCAACGCCTACGCGCCCGTGACGGCGGCCCTGGCGCGCAACGCCACGGCCATCTCCGTGGGCACGTGCGTGGGCGACCCCTGCTTCGCGGACGGGGACCTCGTCCTCGTCTACCAGGCGACGGGCCTCGTGCCCGCGCCCGAGTCGGGCA includes:
- a CDS encoding GTPase domain-containing protein — translated: MQLNHAQRELTLKIVYYGPGLSGKTTNLRCIHARARPEARGRLLSVETHEDRTLFFDLLPVFFTSSSGFKVKLKLFTVPGQVVHDATRRVVLQNADAVAFIADSRRSAAAENNASWRRLRANMRENGLDASQVPVVIQFNKRDLPDAQTDEELEAARQRGAEPILGAVALRGEGVMETLHALLQSAWRNLDERTRLARNVGLREQEFLTHIFQQMDLTGTDLASLYPPSSGGQSR
- a CDS encoding ATP-binding protein, encoding MSADKPGVVDGGAEHAGLALQRKLSLVDLLDPLTFGDVVDSLGTLFHVGVRVIDERGRTLADTEGPGQELCDALDATAQGRARRGAAVERLGEASSGALAAEPWSHPCLGGLRYLGLPIVWDGDVLGRVVLGPFVAEEAGDAAEGLALVEGLDVARARGWLAGVRRLSEADVARVRTHLAQVLAALLAAGQKSYLTGQLHLEAMLETQRELESQNTQLIRLNQRLKESDRSKSSFLSTVSHELRTPLASIIGYSEMLAEGLVGGLNPEQMQFVRTIMEKGNTLLKLISSILDMSQIEAGKVRLAFEWVDVQELVESAITSVMPQAQRKGLTLQQRMPAVVQARVVGDREKLRQVVVNLLANAVKFTPGQGRIDVRLSDLGPRAELGVTGYAIEVEDTGVGIPEGQRDRIFQSFYQVDDSPTREYGGAGLGLAIVKSYVEGHGGQVSVRSEVGRGSCFRVVLPKEPPLSSQGPAYIPPPVDTEPERF
- a CDS encoding OmpA family protein, which translates into the protein MSHTPPCPSPRLAGYAPLSALAVVLWATVSFAQPAGLPGFELERLELNPNGKGSLVVGTGELLPPGGFRLSLAGHYQRNPLVLYADGNRVGTLVSDRVLGHLLLAWTPLTWLELDAHLPLVAWQRGEDLSGRGFGAPATTGLGTPSAAVRVGLLAQRRQQPLDLSLELGVGLPLGSAETLSRDGTFRFTPRLALGRRFGFLRAGLEVGALVRPATVLYEDFNIEDELGNEVRLGAVLATTNRGLRGELNVRGSVPLTAQGRSMEVLAGLRLPAGESAELYLLGGPGFGNAPGTPFFRVLLGVAFGGMDPDTSRLDDDGDGIINRDDACPQEPGLVELKGCPVRDTDGDGILDPKDKCPLQAGPPETQGCPVQDRDGDGLEDDKDKCPLEPGPRERQGCPVKDTDGDGIEDDKDKCPREAGPVARQGCPVKDTDGDGVVDERDACPNEAGLVELRGCPAKDTDGDGVEDHLDNCPTEKGTAANQGCPAKEKQFVVIQKNELKIKQAVFFATAKAIIRPRSYKLLNQVARVIQQHPEIEKIVVEGHTDTRGKAETNRKLSLARAESVRKYLVKRGVDERRLDAQGYGPDRPIATNKTSKGRAINRRVVFSIVNSDSPQSP